The Streptococcus viridans genome includes a window with the following:
- the rplK gene encoding 50S ribosomal protein L11 has protein sequence MAKKVEKLVKLQIPAGKATPAPPVGPALGQAGINIMGFTKEFNARTADQAGMIIPVVITVYEDKSFDFVTKTPPAAVLLKKAAGVEKGSGTPNKTKVATVTRAQVQEIAETKMPDLNAANIESAMRMIEGTARSMGFTVTD, from the coding sequence ATGGCTAAAAAAGTCGAAAAACTTGTAAAATTGCAAATCCCTGCTGGTAAAGCTACTCCAGCTCCACCGGTTGGACCAGCACTTGGTCAAGCAGGTATCAACATCATGGGATTCACTAAAGAGTTTAACGCTCGTACAGCTGACCAAGCTGGTATGATTATCCCAGTTGTGATCACTGTTTATGAAGATAAATCATTTGATTTCGTTACAAAAACACCACCAGCTGCTGTTCTTTTGAAAAAAGCTGCAGGTGTTGAAAAAGGATCAGGTACACCTAACAAAACGAAAGTTGCAACAGTTACTCGTGCACAAGTACAAGAAATTGCTGAAACTAAGATGCCAGATTTGAACGCTGCAAACATTGAGTCTGCAATGCGTATGATCGAAGGTACTGCTCGTTCTATGGGATTCACTGTTACTGACTAA
- the gloA2 gene encoding SMU1112c/YaeR family gloxylase I-like metalloprotein: MHLDTIHHIAIIGHDYDKTREFYVDKLGFEPLDEHHRPEKQDILFNIRKGNLTLEIFIKPDAPKRPFLPHPEHTGLRHLAFRVEDVQACLVEFDQLGIPHTELRVDDFDGRKMAFFFDPDGLPLELHE; encoded by the coding sequence ATGCATCTCGATACCATTCACCACATTGCCATTATTGGCCACGATTATGACAAAACCAGAGAATTCTATGTAGATAAGTTAGGCTTTGAACCTTTAGACGAACACCATCGACCAGAAAAGCAGGATATTCTCTTTAACATTCGAAAGGGAAACCTGACCTTGGAAATATTTATCAAACCAGATGCCCCCAAGAGACCCTTTCTCCCTCATCCAGAGCATACAGGCCTTCGTCATCTGGCTTTTCGAGTAGAAGATGTTCAAGCCTGTTTAGTAGAGTTTGACCAATTAGGGATCCCTCATACAGAGCTACGAGTGGATGATTTTGATGGGCGCAAAATGGCCTTCTTCTTTGATCCAGATGGCTTGCCTCTGGAACTCCACGAGTAG
- a CDS encoding accessory Sec-dependent serine-rich glycoprotein adhesin: MIFKRSNGEFRETDRVTRFKLIKSGKNWLRAATSNFGLLKVIRGQVEETVVAEVREDAVSAKSRHLLKGIVVAAAVLSATTVANTTFADEVGNEVVSSSTAVSAPSVSTEAASLTEEASKEVSAPQNETATETKPSVASSSEVVESAVASDDKAILEQNASEAALLNQIAEKYASTHQNEEQKAAIKEAVAKVQAELPTKEASSNSEVKPQSYAEQRERLNKSVDDMMVTLKAAGFKGNTTVNGAPAVSAQLDALSTSTTLTAPSVSPIMDEPNGASIEDPAWNNANYQLDPNADRYTYSIWDLQNWQGAANQGGVTYNNGGYYVTFSVDRSTVGTTKTPTVHARLVEKATGKEVEALDMTANSTFQFSTLVKENPTYAPQFDYTTGESSQILGTWTNNREAGPTSDDKYKHHILQIRDTVKPGNVGETKPNVQTVIPIEKVTHTTHYKVEGTNEELASYSQTGIESQDYKASNPRSFEGYEFVRTDAEKDMAGSLGGVGAKYLELQGGRAHYYVKRIVEQVDKDGTSVVKLYALDPSKVASYNPSTDVNTLDLTNYTLLYTSDPVKPGGKPTPAGTATEPKEVGYVDSKDGKYHLKVATYTDGGNGNVRLSGWYNKATGDAFTDSPQFSADVDPVRNNTSNIIGGNTPGDKASGYPSFFNNYSLPSIKEISTDVTHYYRKTDEKGNVFVHYKDTEGNTIKDSVKDEDQQPVNKHYDTVEDNRPQTIEKAGKTYELVPAGNYTVGEVDDQGHLKSSDPTTGEVAKEDKNITYIYKLKEEPKGNVYVHYVDTEGKTIKSDVTDEDAQPVDKDYDTVVDNRPQEIEFEGKTYELVAAGNYTVGEVDDQGHLKSTDPTTGKVIEGDKNVTYVYKQKEEPKGNVYVHYVDTEGKTIKSDVTDEEAQPVDKDYDTVVDNRPQEIEFEGKTYELVPAGNYKVGEVDDQGHLKSTDPTTGKVIEGDKNVTYVYKQKEEPKGNVYVHYVDTEGKTIKSDVTDEEAQPVDKDYDTVVDNRPQEIEFEGKTYELVPSGNYTVGEVDDQGHLKSTDPTTGKVIEGDKNVTYVYKLKETPAEPKGNVYVHYVDTEGKTIKSDVTDEEAQPVDKDYDTVVDNRPQEIEFEGKTYELVPAGNYTVGEVDDQGHLKSTDPTTGKVIEGDKNVTYVYKLKETPAEPKKGEVIITYVDENGKEIEKPRQDTPNSPYDTPYNTTEEGEKPNTIKTPDGKTYKIVPKGDYPVGKVDEDGHLETSDPIKGKVDKPKSIITYVYKEVKETPAEPKGNVYVHYVDTEGKTIKSDVTDEEAQPVDKDYDTVVDNRPQEIEFEGKTYELVPAGNYTVGEVDDQGHLKSTDPTTGKVIEGDKNVTYVYKLKEIPAEPKKGEVIITYVDENGKEIEKPRQDTPNSPYDTPYNTTEEGEKPNTIKTPDGKTYKIVPKGDYPVGKVDEDGHLESSDPVKGKVDKPKSTITYVYKEVKETPAEPKGNVYVHYVDTEGKTIKEDVTDEKAQPVDKDYDTVVDNRPQEIEFEGKTYELVPAGNYTVGEVDKEGHLKSTDPTTGKVIEGDKNVTYVYKLKETPDKPVEPTPDKPVEPTPDKPVEPTPDKPVEPTPDKPVEPTPDKPVEPTPDKPVEPTPDKPVEPTPDKPVEPTPDKPVEPTPDKPVEPTPDKPVEPTPDKPVEPTPDKPVNPTPDKPVDPTPGKPVDPTPGKPVDPTPGKPVDPTPGKPVNPTPGKPVDPTSGKPVESTPAKEQLPNTGETTSVGSTVLGLVAGLVGLAALGRRKEEDEK, from the coding sequence ATGATTTTTAAACGTTCAAACGGAGAATTCCGTGAAACTGATCGAGTGACTCGTTTCAAATTGATCAAGTCGGGTAAGAATTGGTTGCGTGCAGCTACTTCAAACTTTGGTTTGCTCAAAGTGATTCGTGGTCAAGTCGAAGAGACAGTTGTAGCTGAGGTGCGTGAAGATGCTGTTTCTGCTAAGAGCCGTCATCTCTTAAAAGGGATCGTAGTGGCAGCAGCAGTTCTAAGTGCTACCACAGTTGCAAATACTACCTTTGCGGATGAAGTAGGAAACGAAGTAGTTTCTTCCTCTACAGCAGTGAGTGCTCCATCCGTTTCAACTGAAGCAGCTTCATTAACTGAAGAAGCTTCTAAAGAAGTCTCAGCCCCTCAAAATGAAACTGCTACAGAAACAAAACCTTCAGTAGCAAGCTCATCTGAAGTGGTCGAAAGTGCTGTAGCATCGGATGATAAAGCAATCTTGGAACAAAATGCTTCTGAAGCAGCTTTATTGAATCAAATAGCAGAAAAATATGCTTCAACCCATCAAAATGAAGAGCAGAAAGCTGCTATCAAAGAGGCTGTTGCAAAAGTTCAAGCTGAATTGCCAACAAAAGAAGCTTCGAGCAATTCTGAAGTAAAACCACAATCATATGCTGAACAACGAGAACGCTTGAACAAGTCAGTAGATGACATGATGGTAACCCTGAAGGCGGCAGGTTTCAAAGGAAATACAACTGTTAATGGCGCACCAGCAGTTTCTGCTCAGTTGGATGCTCTTTCAACTTCAACTACTCTGACAGCACCATCTGTTTCTCCAATAATGGATGAACCAAATGGAGCTTCAATTGAGGATCCAGCATGGAACAATGCAAATTATCAATTGGATCCAAATGCAGATCGCTATACTTATTCTATTTGGGATCTTCAAAACTGGCAAGGTGCAGCTAATCAAGGTGGTGTTACCTATAACAATGGTGGCTATTATGTAACCTTCTCAGTAGATCGCTCTACTGTAGGAACGACAAAGACGCCAACAGTTCATGCTCGTTTAGTAGAAAAAGCGACGGGTAAAGAAGTGGAAGCATTGGATATGACTGCCAATTCAACGTTCCAATTTAGCACCTTGGTGAAAGAAAATCCTACTTATGCCCCTCAATTTGATTATACTACTGGGGAATCTTCGCAAATTCTAGGAACTTGGACCAATAACCGTGAAGCTGGTCCAACTTCTGATGATAAATATAAACACCACATTCTTCAAATTCGTGATACGGTTAAACCAGGAAATGTTGGAGAAACAAAACCAAATGTTCAAACAGTTATCCCAATTGAAAAAGTAACCCATACTACCCACTATAAAGTGGAAGGTACGAATGAAGAATTAGCTTCCTACAGCCAGACAGGTATTGAAAGCCAGGACTACAAGGCATCTAATCCGCGTTCATTTGAAGGCTACGAGTTCGTACGTACGGATGCTGAAAAGGATATGGCAGGTTCTCTAGGCGGTGTCGGAGCTAAATACCTAGAACTCCAAGGTGGACGTGCTCACTACTATGTCAAACGGATTGTAGAGCAAGTCGATAAAGACGGTACATCAGTTGTCAAATTGTACGCTTTAGACCCATCAAAAGTGGCCTCGTATAATCCATCTACAGATGTAAATACGCTTGACTTAACCAACTATACACTATTGTATACCTCAGATCCTGTTAAGCCAGGAGGCAAGCCAACCCCTGCTGGAACAGCAACTGAACCTAAAGAGGTCGGATATGTTGACAGTAAGGATGGAAAATACCATCTTAAAGTAGCAACTTATACGGATGGTGGAAATGGGAATGTGCGCTTGAGTGGTTGGTACAATAAAGCTACAGGGGATGCCTTTACCGATTCACCGCAATTCTCAGCGGATGTAGACCCTGTTCGAAACAACACTTCTAATATCATTGGTGGGAACACACCAGGGGATAAAGCGTCTGGATATCCATCATTCTTTAATAACTATTCTCTTCCATCTATTAAAGAAATTTCTACGGATGTAACGCACTACTACCGTAAAACAGATGAAAAAGGAAATGTCTTCGTTCACTATAAAGATACTGAAGGTAATACTATCAAAGATTCAGTAAAAGATGAAGATCAACAGCCAGTTAACAAACACTATGACACAGTTGAAGACAACCGCCCACAAACAATAGAAAAAGCTGGCAAAACCTATGAATTGGTACCAGCAGGTAACTACACAGTTGGTGAAGTAGATGACCAAGGACACCTCAAGTCTTCAGACCCTACAACTGGAGAAGTTGCTAAAGAAGATAAGAATATTACCTACATCTACAAATTGAAAGAAGAACCTAAGGGTAACGTCTATGTTCACTATGTGGATACAGAAGGCAAGACAATCAAGTCAGATGTGACCGACGAAGATGCCCAACCAGTGGACAAAGACTACGATACAGTAGTAGACAACCGCCCACAAGAGATTGAATTCGAAGGTAAGACCTATGAATTGGTAGCAGCGGGTAACTACACAGTAGGTGAAGTGGATGATCAAGGTCACCTCAAGTCTACTGATCCTACCACAGGTAAAGTCATCGAAGGCGATAAGAATGTAACGTATGTATACAAACAAAAAGAAGAACCTAAGGGTAACGTCTATGTTCACTATGTGGATACAGAAGGCAAGACCATCAAGTCAGACGTGACCGATGAAGAAGCCCAACCAGTGGACAAAGACTACGATACAGTAGTAGACAACCGCCCACAAGAGATTGAATTCGAAGGTAAGACCTATGAATTGGTACCAGCTGGTAACTACAAAGTAGGTGAAGTGGATGACCAAGGTCACCTCAAGTCTACTGATCCTACCACAGGTAAAGTGATCGAAGGCGATAAGAATGTAACGTATGTATACAAACAAAAAGAAGAACCTAAGGGTAACGTCTATGTTCACTATGTGGATACAGAAGGCAAGACCATCAAGTCAGACGTGACCGATGAAGAAGCTCAACCAGTGGACAAAGACTACGATACAGTGGTAGACAACCGTCCACAAGAGATTGAATTTGAAGGCAAGACTTATGAATTGGTACCATCTGGTAACTACACAGTTGGTGAAGTGGATGACCAAGGTCACCTCAAGTCTACAGACCCTACTACAGGTAAAGTGATCGAAGGCGATAAGAACGTCACATATGTATACAAACTCAAAGAAACTCCAGCTGAACCTAAGGGTAACGTCTATGTTCACTATGTGGATACAGAAGGCAAGACCATCAAGTCAGATGTGACCGACGAAGAAGCTCAACCGGTGGACAAAGACTACGATACAGTGGTAGACAACCGCCCACAAGAGATTGAATTCGAAGGCAAGACCTATGAATTGGTACCAGCGGGTAACTATACAGTTGGTGAAGTAGATGACCAAGGTCACCTCAAGTCTACAGACCCTACCACAGGTAAAGTGATCGAAGGCGATAAGAATGTCACATATGTATACAAACTGAAGGAAACTCCAGCTGAGCCTAAGAAGGGTGAAGTCATCATCACATACGTAGACGAAAATGGTAAGGAAATCGAAAAACCTCGTCAAGATACACCAAATTCTCCATACGACACACCATATAACACCACTGAGGAAGGTGAAAAACCAAATACTATCAAGACACCAGATGGTAAGACCTATAAGATCGTACCGAAAGGGGACTACCCAGTAGGTAAAGTTGACGAAGATGGACACTTGGAAACATCTGATCCAATTAAAGGTAAAGTTGACAAACCTAAGTCAATCATCACTTACGTTTATAAAGAAGTGAAGGAAACCCCAGCTGAGCCTAAGGGTAACGTCTACGTACACTATGTAGATACAGAAGGTAAGACCATCAAGTCAGATGTGACTGACGAAGAAGCTCAACCAGTGGACAAAGACTACGATACAGTGGTAGACAACCGCCCACAAGAGATTGAGTTTGAAGGCAAGACTTATGAATTGGTACCAGCGGGTAACTACACAGTTGGTGAAGTGGATGACCAAGGTCACCTCAAGTCTACAGACCCTACTACAGGTAAAGTGATCGAAGGTGATAAGAATGTCACATATGTATACAAACTGAAGGAAATTCCAGCTGAGCCTAAGAAGGGTGAAGTCATCATCACATACGTAGACGAAAATGGTAAGGAAATCGAAAAACCTCGTCAAGATACACCAAACTCACCATATGACACACCATATAACACCACTGAGGAAGGTGAGAAACCAAATACTATCAAGACACCAGATGGTAAGACCTATAAGATCGTACCGAAAGGTGATTACCCAGTAGGTAAAGTTGATGAAGATGGACACTTGGAATCATCTGATCCAGTTAAAGGTAAAGTTGACAAACCAAAATCAACCATCACTTACGTCTATAAAGAAGTGAAGGAAACCCCAGCTGAGCCTAAGGGTAACGTCTATGTTCACTATGTGGATACAGAAGGCAAGACAATCAAGGAAGATGTTACTGACGAAAAAGCTCAACCAGTAGACAAAGACTACGACACAGTTGTAGACAACCGTCCACAAGAGATTGAATTCGAAGGCAAGACTTACGAATTGGTACCAGCTGGTAACTACACAGTAGGTGAAGTTGATAAAGAAGGTCACTTGAAGTCAACAGACCCAACAACTGGTAAAGTGATTGAAGGCGATAAGAATGTCACTTATGTATACAAACTGAAGGAAACTCCAGACAAACCTGTAGAACCAACTCCAGACAAACCTGTAGAACCAACTCCAGACAAGCCTGTAGAACCAACTCCAGACAAGCCTGTAGAACCAACTCCAGACAAACCTGTAGAACCAACTCCAGACAAGCCTGTAGAGCCAACTCCAGACAAACCTGTAGAGCCAACTCCAGACAAGCCTGTAGAGCCAACTCCAGATAAGCCTGTAGAGCCAACTCCAGATAAACCAGTAGAGCCAACTCCAGATAAGCCAGTAGAGCCAACTCCAGATAAGCCAGTAGAGCCAACTCCAGACAAACCTGTAGAGCCAACTCCAGACAAGCCAGTGAATCCAACACCAGATAAGCCAGTGGATCCAACACCAGGTAAACCAGTGGATCCAACACCAGGTAAACCAGTGGATCCAACACCAGGTAAACCAGTGGATCCAACACCAGGTAAACCAGTGAATCCAACACCAGGTAAACCAGTGGACCCAACATCAGGTAAACCAGTAGAGTCAACACCAGCTAAAGAACAACTTCCAAATACTGGTGAAACTACATCTGTCGGATCAACTGTACTCGGACTAGTTGCAGGACTTGTAGGATTGGCAGCACTTGGACGTCGTAAAGAGGAAGACGAAAAATAA
- a CDS encoding DUF3397 family protein, with product MLIKVASLVFIFLTLILSGIIIRVFKLRRYGLNFADLAFPLFALEYYLISDAAYYHNLLPQLLLALSLLAIGLTIYFLKKRRSFYYPKFFKYFWRAGFLTTFFLYLIMTISLFI from the coding sequence ATGTTAATAAAAGTTGCTTCCCTTGTATTTATTTTTTTGACCCTGATTCTCAGTGGGATTATTATTCGAGTCTTTAAACTGCGACGTTATGGCTTGAATTTTGCCGACCTGGCTTTTCCTCTTTTTGCGCTAGAATACTATTTAATTTCAGATGCGGCTTACTATCATAATTTGTTGCCACAATTGTTATTGGCCTTGTCCCTTTTAGCTATTGGCTTAACCATTTATTTTTTGAAAAAGAGACGTAGTTTTTACTATCCGAAATTTTTTAAGTACTTTTGGCGAGCAGGCTTCCTCACTACCTTCTTCCTTTACCTCATTATGACGATCAGTCTCTTCATCTGA
- a CDS encoding HAD-IC family P-type ATPase, whose translation MEEKRYSGLTNEQVQSRIRQGKQNRVTITAEKSTREIVYSNVFTYFNLVFGILAILLVLVRSWNNMLFVPIVVVNSLIGIVQELRSRRILNKMRLLQVEKARVIREGERLDLSVDQVVEGDVVLFQAGDQIYADAKVLDGSIMVDESQLTGEADEIPKGENQKLMSGSFVISGQAVAVLEQVGDASYINQLSLSAKKVKGHEESEMVHAVDGLVRMIGMILIPIGLLLFLQSYLGNQESLKVSITSMVGAIIGMIPEGLYLLMTLALVLGATRLALQKVLLNSMKGIETLSRIDVLCLDKTGTITEHRMQVSEFLPLALAEKEGKEILSQYLQASEDQNDTITAIRKSHSVHPTQVWPVQDRLPFSSKKKFGGLQFQEGIYLLGAPDVLLRDDLDAYQEVWQREVERGARVLILGHYQGEQLTEVIEAPVLPLLAIVLENPVRSTAPETFAYFQKQGVTIKVISGDHPVTVAAVAQKANIPHADQVVDASQLKTREEVVDAARTYTVFGRVSPEQKQILIESLQADGHKVGMTGDGVNDILAMKKADCSIAMNTGHDATKKVAQVVLLDSDFSHMPSIVDEGRRVVNNIQRSASLFLVKNIFSILLAILAILFSFTYPIQASQMSLISGFTIGIPGFLLALEKNCARIEGDFIETVIEQALPAALTNLISVLFLVVLGPFLALSQGEISTISIYLLALIGFTKVYQLSLPFNHVKLGIILLNIAGFCLSVFVFSPIFNLSHLHLTGWIMTLVLGLIMEGVLWLMNRLIYSLVTHLHKSRNK comes from the coding sequence ATGGAAGAGAAGCGATATAGCGGGCTAACGAATGAGCAAGTCCAAAGCCGAATCAGACAAGGAAAACAAAATCGAGTGACCATCACGGCTGAAAAGTCGACGAGAGAGATTGTTTATTCAAATGTCTTTACTTATTTCAACCTGGTCTTTGGTATTTTAGCTATCTTATTGGTACTAGTACGGTCTTGGAACAATATGTTATTTGTTCCTATTGTCGTCGTTAACTCCTTGATTGGGATTGTTCAAGAATTGCGGTCTCGTCGGATTTTGAATAAGATGCGCCTTCTTCAAGTGGAGAAAGCTCGAGTGATTCGTGAGGGAGAACGACTGGACCTTTCTGTCGACCAGGTGGTAGAGGGGGATGTCGTCTTGTTCCAAGCAGGGGATCAGATCTATGCAGATGCCAAAGTTCTAGACGGTTCGATCATGGTCGATGAGTCTCAATTAACAGGTGAAGCAGATGAAATCCCTAAAGGTGAGAATCAGAAACTCATGTCAGGAAGTTTTGTCATTTCAGGCCAGGCAGTTGCCGTCTTGGAACAAGTAGGAGATGCGTCTTATATTAATCAGCTGAGTCTCTCAGCCAAGAAAGTCAAGGGACACGAAGAATCTGAAATGGTTCATGCAGTGGACGGCCTTGTCCGAATGATCGGAATGATTCTCATCCCGATTGGCTTGCTCTTGTTCTTGCAGAGTTATCTAGGAAATCAAGAATCCCTCAAAGTTAGCATCACCTCTATGGTCGGTGCCATCATTGGGATGATCCCAGAGGGACTCTACCTCTTAATGACTCTGGCCTTGGTGCTAGGAGCAACCCGTTTAGCCCTTCAAAAGGTCCTACTCAACAGTATGAAGGGAATTGAAACCCTATCCCGTATAGACGTCCTCTGCCTAGACAAGACGGGGACCATTACCGAACACAGGATGCAGGTGAGTGAGTTCCTCCCTCTGGCGCTAGCTGAAAAAGAAGGCAAAGAAATATTAAGTCAATACCTTCAGGCAAGTGAAGATCAGAATGATACCATTACGGCCATTCGCAAGTCTCACTCCGTCCACCCCACCCAAGTATGGCCCGTTCAAGATCGTCTTCCTTTTTCATCTAAGAAGAAATTTGGGGGCCTTCAGTTCCAAGAAGGGATCTACCTATTAGGAGCACCGGATGTTTTGCTCAGAGATGATCTCGATGCTTACCAAGAAGTGTGGCAACGAGAGGTTGAACGAGGAGCGCGTGTCCTTATTTTGGGGCATTACCAGGGTGAACAGCTGACGGAAGTAATAGAAGCTCCAGTCCTTCCCCTTCTAGCCATAGTCTTGGAGAATCCTGTTCGGTCGACTGCTCCTGAAACCTTCGCCTATTTCCAAAAACAAGGGGTGACCATCAAGGTTATTTCAGGGGATCATCCTGTTACAGTTGCTGCCGTTGCTCAGAAAGCAAATATTCCTCATGCGGATCAAGTGGTAGATGCTAGTCAGCTCAAGACGCGTGAGGAGGTAGTAGATGCAGCACGGACCTACACCGTATTTGGACGAGTTAGTCCAGAACAAAAACAAATTCTCATAGAGAGCTTGCAGGCGGATGGTCATAAGGTTGGCATGACAGGAGATGGGGTCAATGATATCCTCGCTATGAAAAAGGCAGATTGTAGTATTGCCATGAATACGGGACATGATGCGACCAAAAAGGTGGCCCAGGTTGTGCTTTTAGATTCGGACTTTTCTCACATGCCATCTATTGTGGATGAAGGTCGCCGAGTGGTCAACAATATTCAACGTTCTGCGAGTCTCTTTTTGGTCAAGAATATTTTTTCAATTTTATTGGCTATTTTGGCTATTCTCTTTAGTTTCACCTATCCCATCCAGGCTTCTCAGATGTCCTTGATCAGTGGATTTACCATTGGAATCCCCGGTTTCTTGCTGGCCTTGGAGAAGAATTGTGCCCGGATAGAAGGAGACTTTATTGAAACCGTGATAGAGCAAGCTCTTCCAGCTGCCTTGACCAATCTCATATCAGTCCTTTTCCTTGTGGTTCTGGGTCCTTTCCTTGCATTAAGTCAGGGAGAAATTTCGACCATCTCTATCTACTTGCTGGCATTGATTGGCTTTACAAAAGTGTACCAACTCAGCCTTCCCTTTAATCATGTAAAATTGGGCATCATCCTTCTGAATATAGCTGGATTTTGCCTGTCGGTTTTTGTATTTTCTCCCATTTTTAATCTCAGCCATCTTCATCTGACTGGCTGGATCATGACCCTTGTCCTAGGACTGATCATGGAAGGAGTCTTATGGTTGATGAATCGTCTTATTTATTCCTTAGTGACCCATCTGCATAAGTCCAGAAACAAATAG
- the rplA gene encoding 50S ribosomal protein L1 — MAKKSKQLRAALEKIDSTKAYSVEEAVALAKETNFAKFDATVEVAYNLNIDVKKADQQIRGAMVLPNGTGKTARVLVFARGAKAEEAKAAGADFVGEDDLVAKINDGWLDFDVVIATPDMMALVGRLGRVLGPRNLMPNPKTGTVTMDVAKAVEESKGGKITYRADRAGIVQAIIGKVSFDADKLVENFKAFNDVIQKAKPATAKGTYVTSLTLTTTQGPGIKVDVNSL, encoded by the coding sequence ATGGCTAAAAAAAGCAAACAACTTCGTGCTGCACTTGAAAAAATCGACAGCACAAAAGCATACAGCGTAGAAGAAGCTGTAGCTCTTGCAAAAGAAACTAACTTTGCAAAATTTGACGCAACTGTAGAAGTTGCTTACAACTTGAACATCGACGTGAAAAAAGCTGACCAACAAATCCGTGGTGCAATGGTATTGCCAAACGGAACTGGTAAAACTGCTCGCGTTCTTGTATTTGCACGTGGTGCAAAAGCTGAAGAAGCAAAAGCAGCTGGTGCAGACTTCGTAGGTGAAGATGACCTTGTTGCGAAAATCAACGATGGTTGGTTGGACTTCGATGTAGTTATCGCTACACCTGACATGATGGCTCTTGTTGGACGTCTTGGACGTGTCCTTGGACCACGTAACTTGATGCCAAACCCTAAAACTGGTACTGTAACAATGGATGTTGCAAAAGCAGTTGAAGAGTCTAAAGGTGGTAAAATCACTTACCGTGCAGACCGTGCAGGTATCGTTCAAGCCATCATCGGTAAAGTGTCATTTGACGCTGATAAATTGGTTGAAAACTTCAAAGCTTTCAACGATGTTATCCAAAAAGCAAAACCAGCTACAGCTAAAGGTACTTACGTAACTAGCTTGACTTTGACTACAACTCAAGGTCCTGGTATCAAAGTGGATGTTAACTCACTTTAA